The nucleotide sequence gctgatgccttgaacccctccattctaagctcaggttggaatgtgcataaataaacaaaccatatttcataaagacaccgcagtctccgctgaccttcttcctaaAGGGAGCCAAACCCTGGgggagcacagggaccccagaaatctcaccgctcggagattgaggGAGGCGCACAACACTTACAGCTTTCCCGCCCTGAGCGAACATTTTGCTCGGGCTCTGTAGTTTTCCATTCCTGCCTGTTTTCACCTTTGCCCATTTCCAAGGTTAAGCTGGAAGGTGGCATCTGGGAGAGAGCGAAAGAGAAAGGTAACCAGCTTCAGAGGCATCACTGCAGGACTAGTACACTTCAGATGTAAACCTGTTGCATTTTACAGGGGTCTTGTTGGGGTGGAGCAGCCTTtgtcaacttggtgccctccagatgatgttggatggcagctcccataagccccagtcagcactgcactggagggcaccaggttggcgaaggctgggaAAAAGAGTATCATCATTCAAACTCATTTACAGCAGACATATAAAAAGGTGTGTTCAGTTTTCTGGGGGAGTTGGATCAGGCCTTAAAAAGACAGTGAGAGACAAAAACCTctcaaaaattattttaatttatacacATGTACAACAAAGCATGTCTCTATTCACACACATAATACAAAagcattttttatataaaaacaacTGGAGAAACCTCAACATTTTGAGCAGTTGCCTAGTCCTGTTTAAGGAAGGATGAAACTGAAACCCTTAAAAACAGTCTTTGGTTAGTCCCCTATAAAGCTCTTTGTTTCCATATTCCTTTAAAATATGTAACAGAATAGGTCCATAGAATAtctggggccagccctaccattaaggAGAGCGCCAGACAACAGTGAAGGACTGAAGCACAGAGTTGTGGGTGCCCTACACCtgctaagctagcctgctgtcccACCACCGGCAATGAAGTGAAATTccactgccagtccagtcagcgtGTGTATATACATATTGCCATATTTGCCTTGAACAGCAAtatgtctggagccagccctgataatATCACAGGAGAACACGAAGACCCTTGCTGAAGACGGGCACGTTTTAAGACTGAGACAGAAGAACAAGCGCTTTGTCCTGAGGGGCCACAGACGGCATCATGGAAACAGAGTCACTCATTTCAGGCATTTATCTACTGCAGGTGTGGAGAAACCCAGGCCTGGGGCCCAAATGCCGCTCTGCAGGCCTCTCTATGCAGCCCTCAGGACACCCTCTGGGCTATACCCCTCACCACACCCTCCTCGACTGCTTCTGCCTAGTTGGAAAGCaaccttgaattctgataacggtcacatccacaccatatacgtttacatcactttaacagtcatggctttccccccccaagaatcctgggagctatagttccttaaaggtgctgagagttcttatgAGGCTcccccagagctacagttctcagcacctttccaaactacagtacccaggattctttgggggaagtatgatgtccctgtatatatatatgactgtaaatatggtaagtgcgggtttattagagtttatgtggtaagtagactgagtgagaggggggagtacatgggctagaaggctggagaatgttgtattatgattggctgagcgtttgagtatctgaaggtataaatgagaggatgacagagcTGTTaggagttctgttggtgggagttctgagggaggttggagttggttttgtgggttggattggattaggctggtagtgaggcagggtattgatgactagaaacataaagagaaaagcatctgatgaaaccatacgcttgttaacgatacctttaagtaatcttgttattcctgtgtatataaataaatatttcttggtttacctaacgcctgatccttggctgggtttgcacagaccagaagggtgggcagggcatataccaaggttgggaaacagtatcaatggtggcagcggtgaagagatagagtaacatcatcaggtatccagagcaacccagggctgtaatctttataggcacaaagatacaggggggttgaggcctgcaagtgcacccacacacaaagtatcaataggccaggaggagactaaggcacagtctcaaggcaatattgaattacagagaatgactggtggtgctgcctagcagtgggatcttgagagatctttgctagagccggtgagaaccatttaaagaccaggaccctgaggtgggactgtgacaaggcggtgaccacaggcgggatcctagcaggtggcgcctgaggtgggatcctgacaggaagtgGCCTgacaggaagccatgactgttaataaTGTTCCTTGaaaagtatggtgtgaatgtgactaaTATCTCTTCCTCGTCTGAATTTTTGTAGGGAGTGTGTGTTTTATAGAAAACGGGTTTTGCATGGCTGAAAGGTATCCTGCTGTATAAAGGGGAGCGTTAGATCTGTTGCTCCActtacttttgcctctgacctgtGGCTCCTGAAAGGTTCCCGTGAAGGAATACGATCtcaaggctgaaaaagattccccacccttgatgtAATGCTTTGCAGATGCACGACTTTCCAAACTGGCTTACGACATTTGAAACTATTAACAGCCTCAAAGATTTTAAACAGtacaaaatgcaaaacaaaatggAGGACGCTCTCCTGGTGCCAGTGCCGAAGTTAAGATTCAACAAGACAGCCCAACTGGCTGTTATACATGGAATTGTGGGAAGGGCAGTCTGTCCTTTACCTCAGGGAGCAAAATCTATTGGAATGGCCCCGAAAGTGAGGGAAGTATTGCTGAGGGGGGGCACAGACAGAAGCAGAGTGAGGATCTCTCCAGTCCACACGAGGTGTGCCATCTCTAGGTTGACGTAAGGGAGGCGTCAAGGCAGAGAGGATCATGGGACTGAGGCCTCTACTCTATGGTaagccactgtgaggatgctggattaaatgggccttgagaagagcctgctggatcagattgaTGTTCTTAAGGCAGCAGCATGTTcaatatttataaaatttataaaaaGCGATTTCTTAACACCTCTGTAGTACTTCTGTGGCAGCAGTGTGTAGAGAGTGAGCCAgtgctgcctagggctgatgtgagctgcaatccaaaacagcttgagggcaccaggttgatgaagggtGATGCACAACTGTATATTCTGAAGAGGTGAAACTTTGTGAAGTGACCCATCCCAGATGCAGGGAAGTGAAATAAACACTACTATTCTCATCATCACGGAGAGACTGTGAATGCAGACAGTCTGTTTCCTCAGATCTTTTACGTTAGCTGAGGCAACGGGTTCCAGGCTGGTGGATCGGGCTCAGTCTGTGTGTGTTTCCATCCCACCTGCCAAACCAACCAGGGAGTGATGACAGGTAATGGCCCCGGGTTCTAGGCCAGGATCCTCAGACGATTCTGACCCCGCTACAGACGCTGATGATCCAGGCCAGTGATGCCGCTGCTGTCCCCCTCAGCCCCATTCTGCTGCCTCTGCACCAGCTGCCAATAGGTGCCCCTCTTCTCCATCAGCTGCTCGTGGGTCCCCTCCTCCCGGATCTCCCCGTCTTCCATGACCAGGATGCGGTCCGCATGCTCCACACTGTGGAGGCGGTGAGAGATAAGCAGCACCGAGCGCCTGCTGCGGGCCACCCCCTCGTAGATCTCCTTCTCCACCTAGAGAGGGAAAAATGGGATTTATTATCAAGGAGGTAGCCTGACCccatctccttcccccaccccccaagccgCTGCTGCTACTGTTGTTTTAGGGAACCTGTGCCTTGCATGAGCAGCAGTTCCTGACCCAGTGATGGGGAAACCTTCACCCATCAACTTTCTGCCTGCGCAaaagctattaaaggcacaggtgCCTTATCAGAGAAGAAAGGTGGCCACTCTCAATTTGAAAAAAGATCatgaagaagaaaaatatttttattcctaAACATGGTATAAAGAGTATGAACAACCTCCCCCAAAAAGTCTTCCCACAGGGGGTGGGGAAAACAGTCACCCATCATCATGACCCCAGTTGTGCAAGCCATAAGGAACATCAGTGCCAGGGGGAGCAGTAATCTAGTTTTGTATCTGAGGGacagtagaatccactctgggATTTTTCCCAGAACTGGTTTCAGCACATTGGGCAGCTCCtggaaaacccggagtggattccactgcccctctgacaCGGAGCCACCCGTCGCTATGGTATTGAGCATGGATTTGCTTGCACACAGATGAAGCCGAGGTTAGATTATTTCTGCTCTTTATTGAGAACTGGTTCTAGTTTGGTTACAGGGAGGTTAtattttaatgagcattcatcctgcctGCCTTCCCATTTGCTTTTGGGGCGTTCATACATCTTCCCGTCctttccacacttttcagtgttcATTTTCCCCATCTCTTTCTTTACTTCAAAAAGTCCTGTTTTTTTAGTGTGGATTTGTTGCTCTAGGGCAACAAAGTGTTTTAACCTGCGTGCACAAACCTATATTTACAGTATGTCTGAAATCCTGCCCCAAAACAGTGGCAGTCTGGAGGTGACCTCATTTTCTAGAAAGCCACTGCTGAGGCACCAGTCCCCCATTCTGTCCATCACTACAACTCTGGGCTTCTACCCCTTAAAAgcgaattcacacacacacacacacacacatgcccaacTCACCTGCTGCTGGCTCTCCGTATCGAGGGCACTGGTTGCATCATCCAAGATCAGTACTCTGGGGTCTCGGATCAGAGCCCGGGCAATGGCGATCCCCTGCCTCTGACCCCCTGAGATCTGCCCCCCCGTTTCTCCAGCATCTGCAGGAAGGAACAGAAATGGAGGTGTTCTTCAGCAATTCAGACTCCCTCaaactccttctcttcctccatcagaccaacagcatctgcactggcttctccTCAAGTTCCAGGAACAATTAAAATCAGTGACAGCTGATGCTCGTCAGGATCGGTGggccccaggctatggtctgaaggcacatgtggacagctccttgctgaagctaagcagggtcggtctggtcagtgcctggatgggagacggcCTGGGAACAAtatgtaagccaccctgggtttctagcatggaaagaaaggcagggtataaatgtaataaataaataaaataaaggcagggAGACCGGCaataggtggcgccagagccaacagCAGGCAGAGCCATCTCCTGACTCCCTGAAAGTGagatggcaggcaggtgggggcagacTGAGGGTGATGGGGCAGCGCCCCACTTGCCCAGATGAAGCAGCCGCCACTGATTAAAAAGGTGCAGGTTTTTTGGCCAATGAATCTCTCTGCTGTTCAGACTCTGAATACCTCCCTCTCCTTTCAGCAACCAGCATCCCGTTGCTGTGGGGTAATGGagcacaggaaggtgccttataccaggtcagactgttcATCCATTCGGTAAGACTGACAGCAGCTGTCTAGGGCAGCCTTATcagacctggtgccttccagatgttgctggactaaaactcccatcattccctgaGATaatggggctgacgggagtcggactccagcatcatctggaaggcaccaggctggggagggcagccctagagcaggggtggggaacctcttccagaccaagggccacattcccttttgggaaACCTCCTGGGGTCCACAGGCTGGTGGTGGGCGGAGCCACAggaaaaagtgggcaaagcaacaagTGTGACTTTTACCTCTGCAgaataggctactttctacacagaCTCGCACACATGCTCCTCTGTATCCTTCATCCAGGTAAACAAGAGGCATGTTTAGAGTTCATCCccaccagacaaaaacactcaaggagaaagccatgactgtttaaagtggaataatagtggaataaatgtatggtgtgaatgtggcctaggtggctttcaatgctagtcctactcaaaatagacccactgaagtgaatagaTTTGACTGACataggtgcattaatttcaatgggtctactccgagtaggacttggttgactacaatccattgcaattaatgaacctaagtgagtcatgcccattaacttcaatgggcctaccctgagtaggacttagctgaataccacccatacttGCTACATTGGGGATTTGGAAGACTGTGAGAGGGAGCATTTGGAGAGGAGTCTCCTACCTGTGTTGTAGCCGTGGCTCATTCTGGTGACAAATCGATGCGCTCCGACTTGCTTGGCTGCCTGCGTCACCTCCTCCTGACTCTTCTCCTCTGAGCCGTAAGCAATATTTGCATGCAGCGACCGAGCAAACAGAACTGGAACTTGGCTCACCAGCGCCACCTGCAGGAAGGGCAGAAGGGTGGGTCAAAGGGTCTGAAGGGCTCCTTGATTCCAAGTTGGTGCCAAGCAGACCCCAGAGGTGTGTGTGGACTAAGGACGGGGAGGAACTAGTTAAGTCCACTTTTCGTAACAGGCTGATCTGCTGTAATTCTCCTAAACTTGTGTGCAGATCAGAACACAACCCCCTCTGTTGGATTGCacacttaaaaaaattttttaagtgTTTTCAAACTATACAATGATTTGATAAGAATACAGATTACTAAGTTGCAAAATTTGTAGAAAAGCTTAACAACTAGAGATAAATTTGGGATAACACGCTTCTCTGGAGTTTGCAATATAGTTTCAGCGTATAGAGATATGTATTTTTTTCCtaaaagtgtgtacaaaatgtgGATTTTAAGGATGCACattctgaagtgtgtgtgttttgtgtataAAGGTGCATATTTTGCATAAAAaccacatacaaaatgtgtattctttttttaaaagtgtgcattctttaaaaaacaatctgcACAAGAAGGGAAGGACCCATCATTGAGCACCAGCAAGACTGAAGTAGGACAGAATGAGTCCATCCCTAGGGTGGAACTGGAAAGTGGCTCTAACATGACTCCAACTACAGGAGAGGATACTCAGACTGACAGAGCAAGACAAATGCTGCAAACGGCACCCTGTTCTCAATAGAAGTTTTCCAGGGTTGTGTAAGATACAGTAgtgcagtgacaaattcagaagtgcagggtcccttcatgacagggACAGCCCCTCACATCCACGCCCCCTTTTccaccttccctcctctcccttgctctccctgtcatcgtGAGTTCACACTCTACCACTACtgatgcccctaggagccaatcagcatgaaaggggaggctcgtgttagctgctgagaagagtcttctcagtgactgactcaccttctttcactctgattggcgccGATCACCATGAAAAGAAaaggactcttcccagtggctaatgcactcccttttcatgctggctggctcatacatagggacctggctgtggccctgctcccaaaacagcaaCCCAGGTTTATGACCCTCcgcaaccccagatgactacacctctggtaAGACACTGCAGATTGCAAAAGTTGCTCAAAGGATGATATGGAGGGTGTGCTCTCCAGGGAACAAGGTTAGGGGAGTCACAAAGGGGAGCAAGGATAAGAGATGAATCTTGCTTCCATCAGTCACTTCTATCAATTCCCAGCAGGCCACCTCACCACCACCCAGTATGCTGCTGCAGTATGGGAACAGTGCCCTCATggcattttggggggtgggaccCCCTTACCTTTTGGTGCAGGAAATGGTGCTCATATTGGCCCAGCTCTCGGCCGTCCAGCAGCACCCGCCCTGCCTGGGGCTCGAAGAAGCGCTCCAGCAGGGCCACAAGGGTGCTCTTCCCGGACCCCGAAGGGCCCACCAGAGCAGTCACGGTGCCAGGGCGCAGTTCCAGGGACACTCCCTGCGGGCAAGGAAAAAAGCAAGTAAGCTCGGATTTAGGGAGAAGCGTCTCCCACCTGCTCCAGAAGGCGGACACTGCCTTCCAAGTGGAGGCGGTGCTGGGGGTCCAATAGTGGCCAGTGTAATTCCCAGCTTTTTGgggggcccttgggcaagatGCTTCTAGTGGGccacttcctcttcttcctcctcgagttggaagaggttcagaagagggcaaccagaatgatcaaggggatggagcgactcccttacaaggaaaggttgcagcatttggggctttttagtttagagaaaaggcgggtcagaggacacatgacagaagtgtataaaattatgcatggcattgagaaagtggatagagaaaagttcttctccctctctcataatactagaactcgtggacattcaaagaagctgaatgttggaagattcaggacagacaaaaggaagtacttctttactcagcgcatagttaaactatggaatttgctcccacaagatgcagtaatggccaccagcttggatggctttaaaagaagattagacaaattcatggaggatagggctatcaatggctactagccgtgatggctgtgctgtgccaccctagtcagaggcagcatgcttctgaaaaccagttgccggaagcctcaggaggggagagtgttcttgcactcgggtcctgcttgcgggcttccccctggcacctggttggccactgtgagaacaggatgctggactagatgggccactggcctgatccagcaggctcttcttatgttcttatgttcactgttgccactagggatggatgagaatttcgatTCTGTTCAGAAATgatcaaatatgcactttccgaaacgatatgggaaccgaaacaacagccattcttcgaaattcgcatttattagaatgttgggatgcagttcaaCAACTTAACATttgtaaacatgcatatattaggagaaagtgtgcatcaacatgaatacgtgagtgaaaataacaggcaaaaaggtacgaaatgatgagaaacggcttggaAAAAAAggtgcctttgtcaaaactgcccacaaaaatgtttatttgaagaaattcccactaaaatggtggaaaattttcataaggatttaaaaaacaaaaacattgcagattgttgtagaaatgtagagaactgaacttaacattggaaaaatgagaaacagagaaccaaaacaggcagatctttccatccctagttgccgCTCCCCATTTGCCGctccaacattcaatttctgggtaaggtaatagagcgtgtggtggctgcccagctccagagattcttggatgaaacggattatcttgacccatttcagtctggtttcaggcccggctacgggacagagacggctttggtcgccttggtggatgacctacgcagagagctggacagggggagtgtgtccctgttggttctactggacctctcagcggctttcgaaaccatcgaccatggtatccttctgggccgccttgccaggatgggacttgggggcactgtgttgcggtggcttggctccttcctggagggacgaacccagaaggtggtgctgggggattcctgtttgactccttggccgttgacgtatggggtccctcagggctcagttttgtcccccatgttattcaacatctatatgaaaccgctgggagagattgtccgggggtttggggttcggtgccatcagtatgcggatgacacccaactctatttttcctttccacctaaagccaaggaagctgtcctggtcctgaaccggtgcctggcatcagtgatggactggatgagggcgaacaaattgaaattaaatccagacaagacagaggtgctcctggttagtcgaaaggcaaatcagggaatagggattcagcctgtgctggatggggttacactccccctgaagacacaggtttgcagtttgggtgtgctcctggactcagctttgaacttggaggcccaggtttctgcagtggccaggagtgcttttgcccagccaagactggtgtgccagctgcgcccgttcctggagacgcctgatttgactacagtgatgcatgccttagttacatcctgtttagattactgtaatgcgctctacgtggggctgcctttgaagactgttcggaaacttaaactggtacaaagagctgcagccagagtgctaactggagctggttacagggaccatacaactcccttgttacgacagctccactggctgccagtttgtttccggtcacaattcaaagtgctggttttgacctataaagctctatacggcctaggtcgaggctatttgtcagaccttatctccccatatgagcctgcccgggcgttgagatcctcaggagaggcccttctctcagtcccaacaccttcgcaagcgcgattggtggggacgcgagatagggccttctcggtggctgcccccaggttctggaactctcttcctagggaagcatgaatggccccttccttgctatccttccatcggcaggcgaagacttttttattccaacaggcttttggactagaagatgtttaagatagggcctcataaggtctgttgtattgttctatgaccctattcttaatgttttagattgtcttagtattttaagtgtatgtttcatggttttaatgttacgaatagtttaattctattttaattgtatatttttgtatgttttttacctatgtgtagtttttatttgtaagccgccctgagttccagttttggaaaaagggcggggtaaaaataaagattcattcatttgttcgttcgttcgttcgttcacCGCTCTCTCTGCGTCCAATCCAATCCGCTTCACCTCCCAGAAAGAGGACCAGGCATCTGCAGGTTGTTGATAGTCCCTTGCTTGGGGAGGGCCAGTgaacaggcagcagcaacagcaaggagTGGGGACAGGAAGGTCAGGGCTGGAAACGCCCTATGGAGCCAGCAGTTGGCAGGACctctgcactctctctctctctctgatcctTCTCTTCCACTTTCTGTCTCTGACACacacccccttcctccccttcctaaCAGGCTATTGGGTGGACGGGAGAGCCAATCGATTCTCTTCCTCCTTACCCAGCACACCAAGGCAGAAACAGTGGGTGGAGGGAGCCTCAGAAGCCACAGAGGGGCTGAGAAGGGGAATCGGCAGGCCAGACAGGAAGTGCTGAGTGCCGGATGCAgcctggggggcaggggggcagctCCTCGCATCCATGGATTGGCAATGGGCCCCCTTTCAACTCCTGACTCAACCTGGCTGAGGCCCACGGGAGCTGTCGTCCAAGGATTGTATGCGAATCAATGCTAGTcgtactcagaggagacccactggagttaatagacatgactaacttccgttcattcatttcagtgggtctgctccacTGTAGGGAACCGCAAAACATCTCAAGGGCACTAAATTGGCAAAGGCCGCCTTCAGATATGAAATACTGTttgctaaaaagaaagaaagaaaagaattccCTCAGTCCTGCTTAATACTAGCCATTTAAAATTTAAACATTTAGTGTGTTGGAACTatgatgtgggagaccagggttcgaatcctcacccCACCATCGAAGCtgaccaggtgaccttgggccagtcactgtctctcagcctaacttgcctcacagggttgttgtgtggacaaaatggagagggaaaagaaccatgtatgcccctttgacctccttggaggaaaggtgatgtaaatgtaatacataaataaagctaAAACCCTGATGAGACTTCCAAGCAGTTTTTGCTCTCCAACTCCTGCTGAGCGATCACAACTCCTGCTCTTGACATCAGCCGTATTTCATTCAGGTTCATTCTCTGGATCTTGGGTCTGCAGCGCAAAGTTCTCCACCCGTCCCCCTTCTCTAATGCTCTGACCCCCCCTTCCCACAGTTCTGGTTTCTccctcttctgcccccccccatccccaaGTACCTTCAGCACATCTCGGTCAGGATAGGAGAACGAGACATCTTGCACCAAAACGTGGCCCTGCAAATCTTGGGGCGCCAGCATCCCCGAAGGGCTGATCTGGGGTGTCCGGTCAATGTATTCAAAAACCTTCTCAGAGGAGCCCACAGCTTTTTGCACACGTGGGAAGACGGAAAGGAGGGCCTGGGGAAAGAGAAGATCTGTGTGAGGAAGGAAGCGTGTGGTGTAGGGGGTGCAAATCTGATTGGTGGGTggtcacctggttggccactgtgagaacaggatgctggagtggatgggccattggcctgatccagcgggctcttatGTTCGTAAATATTTATTTGCTTCTTAAATTTCTTGtctgtccttcacccaaaggtcccggaTTGTatacgcaggaagctgccttataccgagtcaggccatgggtccatctagctcaatattgcctacactgactggcagcaccgctgcaggatttcaggcagggagtctttcccaaccctacctgcagatgctggggactggaTTTGGGGCCTTCtctatgccaagcagatgctctgtcacttagCTGCAGACCCTTCCTTTAAGCGCAAAAGTTTTGAACCATGTGCGTTAATGACAATGCGAGCAGAGCCTTCCTGTCTGATCTTAGTATTTGGGCAGGTCGATATGGGAAGAGGGGGTTCTCCTTCAGATCTTTGAGACCCACATATCTAGGGCTTTATCGCTCCTTTTGATCTCCCCCGGGGTTGTTCTTTGCTCTCCTGACTCCCACTCTCCGACGTGGCCAGCCCTGCAAACTCACCTTCACTGCCGTGGAGAATTCCATCTCATAGAGGACGAAGGTAACAAGTTCTCCGCTGCTCACACTTCCCAGAGTGACAAGGCGGCCCCCGTAAAGGAGAATCCCCACTTTCAGAGCCAGCCCCGAGAGCTGGAAGGGAAAAATGGGGTTTAGAGGGAAACGCCTCTCCTTTGTCAATCTGGTTCAGTATtactcacactgactggcagccactctccaggggttcaggcagggctctcccagcccaacctagaGATGAAGAGGGCTGAATCTGGgagattttgcatgcaaagcaggtgctccgccACAGAGCTGTGGCCCCTTGCCTTACAGATGAAGCAACATTCTAGTCCTCATAGTTCTGAATGAAAAACTGTTTAACTAAGAatgaaggaatctgccttatacagttATATACTGTGGGACCTGGATGCAAGgttgagagagagactggcttgtttgctcataggaacatagggagttgcttcatactgagtcagaccactggtccatctagcacagtattttctgcactgactggcagcagctcttccagacaggggtctctcccagccctctctggagacaccagggattgaacccgggaccttttttatgcaaaacagatgctttacTGTTGAGCTACGGTCCACTTTAGGAGGCCTCACATCCTTCCCTCTAATTCAGCTGTCCctaaccttgtgccctccagatgttctggacaacAGTTCCCGTCAGCTCTAACTGGGGACCCAAGGGCCCTGCTGTCCAGTTTCTACCcccagctcccccctccccccaaaaaagaacagTTGCACCTCTTACCTCGCTAGTCCACATGGAGACCGCATAGGCCACAGCCTCCCACTTGTTGAGCTTATAGGTCTCCTGCAGCTTCTC is from Rhineura floridana isolate rRhiFlo1 chromosome 3, rRhiFlo1.hap2, whole genome shotgun sequence and encodes:
- the TAP1 gene encoding antigen peptide transporter 1, with protein sequence MKPGLAPWAWILPLGVVLLDYLTLCVGWQTLRVPWGSPLAFSWVVALVRCAMLTLSACATCCVDPRLLRALQGSLLPTAILLSCLVPFYTSLQYLLLAKEDALELLHGWARTDVFALNYLVVGAVALLWHQLAPQAQGEADKKSSASFARLVSTMRPDALRFVAIAVLLVASTVGEMAVPYYTGRVTDWIVSEAGSSAFKRALWMMSLLTVGSAVAEFLCDCLYNTTMNRFHTRFQSTVFRAVLRQEIGFFHTNRTGDITSRVTSDTDTMSEALSGDLSLLMWYLMRGAFLYVMMLWLSVPLTLFITVGVPFILLVPKLSGKFHQNLALQVQESLAKANEVAVETFQAISTVRSFANEDGAIRHYKEKLQETYKLNKWEAVAYAVSMWTSELSGLALKVGILLYGGRLVTLGSVSSGELVTFVLYEMEFSTAVKALLSVFPRVQKAVGSSEKVFEYIDRTPQISPSGMLAPQDLQGHVLVQDVSFSYPDRDVLKGVSLELRPGTVTALVGPSGSGKSTLVALLERFFEPQAGRVLLDGRELGQYEHHFLHQKVALVSQVPVLFARSLHANIAYGSEEKSQEEVTQAAKQVGAHRFVTRMSHGYNTDAGETGGQISGGQRQGIAIARALIRDPRVLILDDATSALDTESQQQVEKEIYEGVARSRRSVLLISHRLHSVEHADRILVMEDGEIREEGTHEQLMEKRGTYWQLVQRQQNGAEGDSSGITGLDHQRL